TCATTACCAAAATAATAAGGCAAATACACACTCAAATCAGCCATTCCTATTGCGACATAATTTAACCTACCTATTTCTTTAGGAAGCCACGGCCTAACTTGCATAATGTGAGATTCATAAGTTCTAAACACACTCACAACACGGTAAATGTTTTCATTTTCATTGAAATTTGCATATGGATCATATTTTGTTCCATCATAGTGCGATCTTAAAGCTTTTTTTAAATCACCCACACTAAGTTTTTGCTCAGGTTGTAAAAACACATTAAAATTAGCACCATTTTTTACATCTTGATTTAAAGATGGATTAAACATTTTTTGTATCCACCAAACTCTAGGATAATTATAAGTTAAATCTCTATCATCATTTCTTGTATAAACTTTAAAAAAATCAAAATCCTTATCTACTTTAGGATTATACGCTTTATGAATGACGGCAAAATTTATTAAATTTTTAGAATGCAAGGTATTTTCATCGTTGAATTTTAATTGCTTCAATCTACCCTGGTTTGCGCTAACAAAATACGAATTATTAGGAATTTTTACAGCCATCCACTGATGTGCTGTGGCACTTTCTAAATACCAAATTTCTTTAGAATCCACAAAAGCTACTCCAAAACCCTCAGCAGCTCCTTGTTTTTCTATAATATCACCCAATAATAAAACACCTTCTTTTGCGCTTTTAATTCTTGGAAGCAAAACATCCAAAATATCATCTTCGCTAATGCCATTTTTCTCATTATAAGGATCAAATTTTAAAAGTTCATCTTTTGCATAAATTGATTCAGTAGCACTTATCCCAACATCCATTTCATTAAAACCAGTAGCACCGTGTAATTTACTTTGCCAATTAGCTATAGTGCTATATTGAAAAGATTTAGTAGGTAAAGGGTAAGTAAAATCATTCATTCCTTGATGTGCTTTAGTGCTATAAATGCCTTTTTGATTTTCAACTCTTGGGTGGATTAGAAAAACCTGTGCCTTATCTGCTTTACTATCAGCACTTCTTGCAACCAACATAGAGCCATCTTTACTTGCTTCATTTGGTACTAAAATAGTAGTGCAAGCTAAAGCATTATTAAACAAAGCACCAAAAAGTACACAGTTTGTAAGAAAACTAAACTTTTTCATTTTCTCTCCTTTAAATTTAAGAAATTAAAAAAGTATATTCTTATCAAAATAAATTTAAAATTAAAAATAAAATATTGTTTTTATTATAAAATAATAATTATTTATAAATAAATACATTTTTCAAGAAAAATCAACTGGATCTATATCGCAAGTAATATTTTTAAAATTTAAAGCAAAATGCTCAAATTTTACAAGCTCTTGATGGGTATTAGCACGCAATAATACATAAAAACGCCATTTTTTATTTAGCATTTCAATACCACAAGCACCATGGCCTACTAATTGCACTTGTTTTAATTCTTGAACTTTATTAGCTATAAATTCACACAAATTTAAAGCTTTGTTTTTATTCTCATCTTCAATAATTAGCCTTAAAAGTCTTTTAAATGGAGGGTAAAGCCCGCTCCTAGCATTTAATTCATCTTTTAAAAAACTATCATAATCTTGTATATATTTTTCAAAAAAAGATCTATTTTTAGTTTGTAAAAGCACCCTACCCTCACCCTTTCGACCTGCACGACCTGCTACTTGCATAGCAAGAGCCAAAGTCTCTTCTAAGGCTTTAAAATTAGGTCTAAATAAGTACTCATCAAGACCCAAAATCACACTCAAATCCACGTTGTGATAATCATGTCCTTTAGCAAGCATGGAAGTACCTACTAAAATATCAATTTTTTCTTGGTTAAAATCTTTTAAAATCATATCAAGCTTTTTTACACTGCTAATCTCATCACTATCAAATCTTTTTATGATAGGATTAAACTCAGCTAATTCTTTTTCTAAAAGCTCACAAAGCTCTGCTGTGCCCATTTTTTTAGCTTCAAGCATAACTCCATTGCAAGTTGGGCAGGTTTGATCGATTTCTTTAGTGAAATTACAATAATGGCATTTTAATGCATTTTTAT
The Campylobacter sp. CNRCH_2014_0184h DNA segment above includes these coding regions:
- a CDS encoding C69 family dipeptidase, which produces MKKFSFLTNCVLFGALFNNALACTTILVPNEASKDGSMLVARSADSKADKAQVFLIHPRVENQKGIYSTKAHQGMNDFTYPLPTKSFQYSTIANWQSKLHGATGFNEMDVGISATESIYAKDELLKFDPYNEKNGISEDDILDVLLPRIKSAKEGVLLLGDIIEKQGAAEGFGVAFVDSKEIWYLESATAHQWMAVKIPNNSYFVSANQGRLKQLKFNDENTLHSKNLINFAVIHKAYNPKVDKDFDFFKVYTRNDDRDLTYNYPRVWWIQKMFNPSLNQDVKNGANFNVFLQPEQKLSVGDLKKALRSHYDGTKYDPYANFNENENIYRVVSVFRTYESHIMQVRPWLPKEIGRLNYVAIGMADLSVYLPYYFGNDEFIAGYQQGTNEADDKSIYWIYRKLQTLVMSDYNKYAPIVKNAYAKFEKDTSLKQEAMEKEYLSLYKKDKNKAKQILVDFSLQNQMEAKKLTQDLTNQIFTLLTRDTDIKYKSLNKNKKD